One segment of Pseudodesulfovibrio sp. 5S69 DNA contains the following:
- a CDS encoding AsmA family protein → MGNFLKFGLIGLGVCLVLFVVAAVVFMAVFDPNDYKERISRAVRDETGRTLTFDGDIGVSFFPGLAVTLGGLSLSNADGFGPEPMVSVRSARVSVRLLPLLMGKVRFGQLELDGPVLNLGRDAQGRANWDDLVGGKSGEPDKAGGGTSFDLDVAGVAVTGGELTWDDRKADVRFVVGSLDVTTGAISKGGLFPVRLSMHFDCRHPDVRGTVTMEGQSSLDLTERQYGHMNMRAAIRAEGASVPGGKLDGTLSFQSLALDFNKETAQVTGFECSAYGATLLADGTIRGLTDGLEAASADVTLQQADLRAVLGALGAVVPETGDAKALTGVGGTARVRFKPGRLSVEDVELSVDGTRIVGRGAVERGGAWPRFSAHLDVGDLDMDRYLPPEHAANGSGSGVQAKSGMLDDTVLPGRVLRRLDFGLDAKVAGLTFGGAHFSNVAVSAKGADGLVTVDSLAAEAYGGTLRLTGTVDARQGLPVAAVRTEAVHLDVAGLARDVTGKSEYAGIADCNSSLQARGERLRDLLGTLGGEFSFKLSDGVFPGVDLIGLARSTHSARDRQGTVEGAGTGSTRFGSIEGTGTIRDGVVTNKDLEVKAPGLRAEGHGVVSLVNRQIDYMVRAKLVPTGVGQGGKASKDLIGVMVPIHVTGTLDKPHYWVSVREYVKALGGVVVDTVGTVLGGVKSVVKGVGSALERSSGEGGTESAGPGRKKFLGIF, encoded by the coding sequence ATGGGCAACTTCCTGAAATTCGGGCTGATCGGCCTGGGCGTCTGCCTGGTCCTGTTCGTGGTCGCGGCCGTGGTCTTCATGGCCGTTTTCGATCCCAACGACTACAAGGAACGGATCAGCCGGGCCGTGCGCGACGAGACGGGCAGGACCCTGACCTTCGACGGCGACATCGGGGTGTCGTTTTTCCCGGGCCTGGCCGTGACGCTGGGCGGGCTCTCCCTGAGCAATGCGGACGGGTTCGGGCCCGAACCCATGGTTTCGGTGCGTTCGGCCCGGGTTTCCGTGCGCCTTTTGCCGTTGCTTATGGGCAAGGTCCGGTTCGGGCAACTGGAGCTGGACGGGCCGGTCCTGAACCTGGGCCGCGACGCACAGGGCCGGGCCAACTGGGACGACCTGGTGGGCGGCAAATCGGGCGAGCCGGACAAGGCGGGCGGCGGCACGTCCTTCGACCTGGACGTGGCCGGCGTGGCCGTGACCGGCGGCGAGCTGACCTGGGATGACCGCAAGGCGGATGTCCGCTTCGTTGTGGGCAGCCTGGACGTGACCACGGGCGCGATCAGCAAGGGCGGGCTTTTTCCAGTCAGGTTGTCCATGCATTTCGACTGCCGCCACCCGGACGTCCGGGGCACGGTGACCATGGAGGGGCAGTCCTCCCTGGACCTGACGGAACGCCAGTACGGCCACATGAACATGCGTGCCGCCATCCGGGCCGAGGGCGCGTCCGTTCCCGGCGGCAAGCTGGACGGGACCCTGTCCTTTCAATCCCTGGCCCTGGATTTCAACAAGGAGACGGCACAGGTCACGGGGTTCGAGTGCTCGGCCTACGGGGCCACACTGCTCGCGGACGGCACCATCCGGGGCCTGACCGACGGGCTCGAAGCGGCCTCGGCCGACGTGACCCTGCAACAGGCCGACCTGCGCGCGGTGCTCGGCGCCCTGGGGGCCGTGGTCCCGGAGACCGGCGACGCCAAGGCGCTGACCGGAGTGGGCGGCACGGCCAGGGTGCGTTTCAAGCCCGGCCGGTTGTCCGTGGAGGATGTGGAGCTGTCCGTGGACGGGACGCGCATCGTGGGCCGGGGGGCGGTGGAACGCGGCGGCGCGTGGCCACGGTTCTCGGCGCACCTGGACGTGGGCGACCTGGACATGGACCGGTACCTGCCCCCGGAGCACGCGGCAAACGGGAGCGGGTCCGGAGTACAGGCCAAGTCCGGCATGCTGGACGACACGGTTCTGCCCGGCAGGGTACTCCGGCGGCTCGATTTCGGCCTGGACGCGAAGGTTGCCGGGCTGACGTTCGGCGGGGCGCATTTCAGCAACGTGGCCGTGTCGGCCAAGGGTGCGGACGGGTTGGTGACCGTCGATTCCCTTGCGGCCGAGGCCTACGGCGGCACCCTCAGGCTGACCGGCACGGTGGACGCCCGGCAGGGCCTGCCCGTGGCCGCGGTGCGCACCGAGGCGGTCCACCTGGACGTGGCCGGGCTGGCCAGGGACGTGACCGGCAAGTCCGAATATGCCGGGATTGCGGACTGCAATTCCTCTTTGCAAGCGCGGGGCGAGCGCCTGCGCGATCTCCTGGGCACACTGGGCGGCGAGTTCTCCTTCAAATTGTCCGACGGCGTGTTTCCCGGCGTGGACCTGATCGGCCTGGCCCGGTCAACCCACTCGGCCAGGGACAGGCAGGGCACGGTGGAGGGTGCCGGGACCGGCTCCACCCGGTTCGGCTCCATCGAGGGCACCGGGACCATCCGGGACGGCGTGGTGACCAACAAGGATTTGGAGGTCAAGGCGCCGGGGCTGCGCGCCGAAGGCCACGGCGTGGTCTCCCTGGTCAACCGCCAGATCGACTACATGGTCCGGGCCAAGCTGGTGCCCACCGGCGTGGGGCAGGGCGGCAAGGCGTCCAAGGACCTCATCGGTGTCATGGTCCCCATCCATGTGACCGGGACCCTCGACAAGCCCCACTACTGGGTCTCGGTCCGGGAGTACGTCAAGGCGCTGGGCGGCGTGGTGGTCGATACCGTGGGCACGGTGCTCGGCGGGGTGAAGAGCGTGGTCAAAGGCGTGGGCTCGGCCCTGGAGAGGTCGTCCGGGGAGGGCGGGACGGAGTCCGCCGGGCCCGGGCGGAAGAAGTTCCTCGGAATATTCTAG
- a CDS encoding MerR family transcriptional regulator, with protein sequence MEDLQEFKRYKIGQAAKAIGVKTYVLRFWEGEFDEIDPIRTESGQRLYTEEHLEIIREIKRLLYDEGLTIDGAKKKLRSREHSDILSEVHDELLAIRNLLRR encoded by the coding sequence ATGGAAGATTTACAGGAATTCAAGCGGTACAAGATCGGGCAGGCGGCCAAGGCCATCGGGGTCAAGACCTACGTGCTCCGCTTTTGGGAGGGCGAGTTCGACGAGATCGACCCCATCCGCACGGAGAGCGGCCAGCGGCTGTACACCGAAGAACACCTGGAAATCATCCGCGAGATAAAGCGGCTCCTGTATGACGAGGGGCTGACCATCGACGGGGCCAAGAAAAAACTGCGCAGCCGCGAGCACAGCGACATCCTGTCCGAGGTGCATGACGAGCTGCTGGCCATCCGAAACCTCCTGAGACGATAG